A segment of the Corylus avellana chromosome ca2, CavTom2PMs-1.0 genome:
TTCCACTCTGAGCTCATCATCCCACCAAGATCACCTCCCCAagcttctctctctatttcGCCTCCATCTCAGAGCAGACGTGCAGATTACCCTGTCCGCGACACCCCACTCCTCGTGAATTCATGGCGCCACACAGATGATCATAGATCCTCTGTGAATGAATTCAACGACTCTGATTCTGATCACTCTAAAGTTGATACTTCTCTTCATCTGTAAACGACCACATCCACATATATACTCGATCTAGCTCTTTCCGGTAATGTAATATTGGATGAGTTGCCATATTATTAGTACCATAAGACATGTGCTTGCCTTAATCGTGTTTTTTCATGAAGCCGTCGAAGGTTTTCAGTGTATAAACGTCCGTCGAGCCGGCATAAATATTGTAGCTCGATCTGTTGAAATATTTTGGTGGTGCTGATCAGTAAAATAGATGAATAAAATTTATGGAGTCTATACATATGTACGCGTGAATGTTAcaatattaatgaaataattaaatcaacaatctcttatttattttgtaagtttaattaattaacctcgTATCAGAGTTGAGGTCGTGAATTCTAGGCTTTGAGCCTTGtcttcataatttatttttcattttaattaaatacttcaTGTATCTAACCTTACTTATTGAAGGTGAATTCGAGCTTACACTTGAATAGTTAATTAGTTCTCATGTCAATGATAATAAGAACACATGGCTAGAGTCCGACAATTTCATAGGTTGAAAGtgttatttaaaacaaaatcacgaaaAATATATCGTTTGAAAGTGtgcttttaaaaatttataattttaaatgttaaactgtaattttaaaagccaaatcgctatatattttaccaaatacttaattatattttcgGGAATGCTACATTTTAAAGCCAAAAATCCACTATAacatactttattttttatttttatttttatttttttctaacttATGACTCAAGTTTTTAgattcaaacaaaacaaaatggaagGGTTTGTTGAATCTAAACTTATGACTCAAGTTTTTAGATTCAAACCGTTTTAACCtgaaaaattaataaaggaTTTAAGGTCCGTTTGGAATTA
Coding sequences within it:
- the LOC132170183 gene encoding uncharacterized protein LOC132170183, producing the protein MGGEDQDSTVIHSSIALLQERFRQLQRVKEMREERELMRMLAEPNKHLNLHPPPMPSEQPSKLFFHSELIIPPRSPPQASLSISPPSQSRRADYPVRDTPLLVNSWRHTDDHRSSVNEFNDSDSDHSKVDTSLHL